The Salvelinus sp. IW2-2015 linkage group LG8, ASM291031v2, whole genome shotgun sequence genome window below encodes:
- the LOC111967755 gene encoding kinesin-like protein KIF20B isoform X3 encodes MERTVASYINVSMNKNTQTVMDTCLDKKPERVGPIVVEDLRKDLFADFSAIASALPQDCLLFEKEHLRVYLRIRPFTTVENESGESQECVSMEPPDTVLLRAPRSSLSTRRQTSHSDGDKPVTQTTQRFQFSQVYGPDTTQRQMFDGTVKRLVRDVLEGGNSIVFTYGVTNAGKTFTFLGPESDGGILPRSLNVIFNSIEGRVYAQNNIKPHRCRDFTRLTKDQQDEESTNKRNLMRLSKESDFLKSTMSSTCRSTILEGSSLSDISDQGEGDSFCLDVDSHTKYSVWVSFCEIYNENIYDLLEPIPNGSHRRTVLRLSQDIKGNAFVKDLKWVQVNNSKEAYKVLKIGKKNQSFSCTKLNNVSSRSHSIFSIRILRIEDVGIPRVHTISELSLCDLAGSERCAKTQNKGVQLKEAGNINTSLLTLGKCINALRLNQQAKFQQHVPFRESKLTHYLQGFFCGRGKACMIVNINQCASMYDETLNVLKFSAIAQKVVVLNIKPVPAIAPKRSARDVSLIINNAGCKNLWSRRESSMVAWETTLEDVQEDGDEEEEEEEDYEEEESCDESMAEETILEAGEEDKTVLEDFNGQFALVEELREKLLKEEAEKLALESHIREEVTIEFMELFSKMESDYNERLAKEREIIEDRADKRLEILKNLVSKSVSKCASVTGDEEMTKEDKVELLEGIIDAMRDDLARIRRDAQAAQTCLVDLPESPGTEVSLRKQVDDLSEELLKTQQQLNLKTNGMDEMSMELKQLCGQLEDAKENLESQTRTFEALMEICHEKDEVITKLQEAIDXNSEAATRDTALVDSIKEEILSLKQNCKCMSRDGPSAEEGRNRHADVLENLDDQPALKKGSLEDERVILTGELEKLQAECHQKDMTISQLKEEHEAMVQKLETVKGEIKRKNVDSDELNHEKVSFEQTLQKITDDLEEQTDDCEAVMASLEKERKETARLSKDNKALVNGIFQLQQTSQKAESSVKTLQTELIAQTERSANLLEELEAARALLKELEDKSNEKSKTIESXTLETERLRKEAEELKVSSVQRNNSKFHDTIDAMKRECESVVEQLLQKNQWIADLEQELNQVREQLSGQEELCSQLRHELETLRSEAQFNLQDYEFEKGAYNEITKSYSDLEQMAGHLKERIVDLEVQVQASGGSSERVVELEKQLAEREAQCGALQARLGEAQRKLAQVEESHINKSKEKVIEDMRLALTEQERTQTEQEQILEAKMKEIEALSRELMSLKNSCLPKNVNSAKFSHVINCPGENVKQERLRTEERLKLVNEQHEVESQKCLEERAILMEGAEAPEQEESQCPAPELMRECQKELCRSTLQTEEVLDSPQVSTDGRRELCFPKLESQFTPLHPNKLNVRRQGENKSVNIKITRSARKRNSNEMEKDPVESENIKNIKLRVNNRVNMQSPTVLGVKTDQNKQQTPASLKAKKDGTLQKIGDFIQSSPTLLGVEAKTITGIVNGRSTKREKATSVKPKRTKRKLYKTEISSPLDIPSHPIIGLDQDEKESDHLIIRRQLRSRTARK; translated from the exons ATGGAGaggactgtagctagctacatcaatGTGTCCatgaataaaaacacacaaac AGTGATGGATACGTGTTTGGACAAGAAACCAGAGAGAGTGGGGCCTATAGTTGTTGAGGATTTGAGAAAGGACTTGTTTGCTGATTTTTCTGCAATTGCATCTGCTCTGCCACAG GATTGTCTATTATTTGAGAAAGAGCATCTGCGGGTCTACCTCAGGATACGTCCCTTTACCACAGTAGAGAATGAAAGTGGTGAATCTCAG GAATGTGTGTCCATGGAGCCACCAGACACTGTTTTACTCAGGGCTCCTAGGAGCTCTTTATCAACCAGACGACAAACCAGTCACTCAGATGGTGACAAACCAGTCACTCAGACCACCCAAAGATTTCAGTTCTCTCAG GTATATGGCCCTGACACTACACAGAGGCAAATGTTTGATGGCACAGTGAAACGTCTGGTCAGAGATGTTCTAGAAGGAGGGAATTCTATTGTCTTCACATATGGAGTCACCAACGCCGGGAAGACATTCACATTCCTTG GCCCTGAGAGTGATGGTGGAATTCTTCCAAGGTCTTTGAACGTGATCTTCAACAGCATCGAGGGCAGGGTCTATGCGCAGAACAACATCAAACCACATCGATGCAGAGACTTCACTAGGCTCACAAAGGACCAGCAGGATGAAGAGTCTACTAATAAGCGAAACCTCATGAGACTGTCAAAGGAG AGTGATTTTCTGAAAAGCACGATGAGCTCCACTTGCAGGTCAACAATTCTGGAGG GTTCCTCCTTGAGCGACATCAGTGATCAGGGGGAAGGAGACAGTTTCTGTCTGGATGTGGACTCTCACACTAAATACTCTGTGTGGGTTTCCTTTTGTGAAATCTACAACGAGAATATCTACGACCTGCTGGAGCCCATTCCTAATGGCTCACATAGGAGAACCGTCCTTCGGCTGTCCCAAGACATCAAGGGAAACGCCTTTGTGAAAG ATTTAAAGTGGGTTCAAGTAAATAATTCAAAGGAGGCTTACAAAGTCCTGAAGATAGGAAAGAAGAACCAGAGTTTCTCCTGCACAAAGCTCAACAACGTCTCAAGCAGAAGCCATAGCATATTTTCCATTCGTATCTTGCGGATTGAAGATGTTGGTATACCCAGAGTCCACACAATTAGCGA GTTGTCCTTGTGTGATCTGGCTGGATCTGAGAGATGTGCAAAGACTCAGAATAAAGGAGTGCAGCTAAAAGAGGCTGGCAATATCAACACCTCATTGCTCACTCTGGGCAAATGCATCAATGCTCTGAGGCTCAACCAACAAGCAAA GTTCCAACAACATGTCCCCTTCAGAGAGAGCAAGCTCACACACTACCTCCAGGGCTTTTTCTGTGGTAGAGGGAAAGCCTGCATGATCGTCAACATCAACCAGTGTGCCTCCATGTACGACGAGACGCTCAACGTCCTCAAGTTCTCCGCCATCGCTCAAAAG GTGGTGGTCCTCAACATCAAACCAGTCCCTGCCATTGCTCCAAAGAGATCTGCCAGAGATGTGTCCCTCATCATCAACAATGCTGGCTGCAAGAACCTGTGGAGTAGGAGGGAGAGCTCCATGGTGGCTTGGGAAACAACTCTAGAAGATGTGCAGGAAGAtggggatgaagaggaggaggaggaggaggattatgAAGAAGAGGAAAGTTGCGATGAGAGCATGGCAGAGGAGACCATTCTGGAGGCGGGAGAAGAGGACAAGACGGTGCTTGAGGACTTCAAT GGCCAGTTTGCTCTGGTGGAGGAACTGAGGGAGAAACTTCTGAAGGAGGAAGCTGAGAAATTGGCATTGGAGTCTCATATCCGTGAAGAGGTCACCATCGAGTTCATGGAGCTATTCTCCAAAATGGAAAGTGACTACAA TGAGCGTCTTGCAAAAGAGAGGGAGATCATCGAGGACAGAGCGGACAAGAGGTTGGAGATCCTGAAGAATTTAGTCAGCAAAAGTGTCAGCAAGTGTGCAAGTGTCACTGGTGACGAGGAAATGACAAAG GAGGATAAGGTAGAGCTCTTGGAGGGGATCATTGACGCAATGCGAGACGACCTGGCTAGAATTAGGAGGGATGCGCAGGCTGCACAGACCTGTTTGGTGGACCTGCCTGAGTCTCCTGGCACTGAAGTCAGCCTGAGGAAGCAAGTGGATGACTTATCAGAGGAGCTCCTCAAGACCCAGCAGCAACTCAACCTCAAAACAaatg GAATGGACGAAATGAGCATGGAATTGAAACAATTGTGCGGGCAGCTAGAGGATGCGAAGGAG AATTTGGAATCTCAGACACGGACGTTTGAGGCCTTAATGGAAATCTGCCATGAGAAAGATGAGGTGATAACCAAGCTGCAGGAAGCAATAGACCAKAATAGTGAGGCTGCAACTAGGGAT ACGGCCTTGGTTGACTCCATCAAGGAGGAGATTCTGAGCTTGAAACagaattgtaagtgtatgagCCGGGACGGTCCCAGTGCTGAGGAGGGCAGGAACCGCCATGCTGATGTCCTGGAAAACCTTGATGATCAGCCTGCCCTGAAGAAAG ggagTCTTGAGGATGAGCGTGTTATTCTAACAGGCGAGTTGGAGAAACTCCAGGCGGAATGTCATCAAAAAGACATGACCATTTCACAGTTAAAAGAAGAACATGAGGCGATGGTTCAGAAGTTGGAGACGGTCAAAGGAGAGATAAAAAGAAAGAACGTAGACTCCGATGAGCTCAACCACGAGAAGGTTTCGTTCGAACAGACCTTACAGAAGATCACCGATGATTTGGAGGAGCAGACGGATGACTGTGAAGCTGTGATGGCTtcgctggagaaagagaggaaagagacagccAGGCTCTCTAAAGACAACAAAGCACTGGTCAACGGCATCTTCCAGCTCCAGCAGACATCACAGAAAGCGGAGTCTTCAGTGAAAACTCTCCAAACAGAACTTATTGCACAGACTGAGAGGTCCGCCAATCTTTTAGAGGAGCTAGAAGCAGCCAGAGCACTCTTGAAGGAGCTCGAAGACAAATCCAACGAAAAATCCAAAACCATTGAATCCTYGACTTTGGAAACTGAACGACTCCGGAAGGAAGCGGAGGAACTGAAGGTCTCTTCTGTGCAGAGGAACAACTCCAAGTTCCATGACACCATAGATGCCATGAAAAGGGAGTGTGAGAGTGTGGTGGAACAGTTGCTCCAGAAGAACCAGTGGATAGCTGACCTGGAGCAGGAGCTCAACCAGGTCAGAGAACAGCTCTCTGGACAGGAAGAACTCTGCAGCCAGCTGAGACATGAGCTAGAGACACTGCGGTCAGAGGCACAATTCAACCTGCAGGACTACGAATTTGAGAAGGGGGCTTACAATGAAATTACGAAGAGTTACTCTGACCTCGAACAAATGGCAGGCCACCTGAAGGAGCGAATCGTGGACCTGGAGGTTCAGGTGCAGGCCTCTGGAGGCAGCTCTGAGAGGGTTGTGGAGTTGGAGAAGCAGCTGGCTGAGAGGGAGGCCCAGTGCGGAGCTCTGCAAGCGAGACTAGGGGAGGCTCAGCGGAAACTGGCCCAGGTGGAGGAAAGTCATATAAATAAGTCCAAGGAGAAGGTGATTGAAGACATGCGTCTTGCACTGACAGAGCAGGAGAGGACACAAACAGAACAAGAGCAGATTCTGGAGGCTAAGATGAAAGAGATTGAGGCTTTAAGTCGAG AGCTGATGAGTTTGAAGAACAGCTGCCTTCCAAAAAATGTGAACAGTGCCAAGTTTTCTCATGTGATCAACTGTCCTGGCGAGAACGTGAAGCAGGAACGTCTGCGGACTGAAGAGCGCTTGAAG CTGGTTAATGAGCAGCATGAGGTGGAGAGCCAGAAGTGCCTTGAAGAGAGGGCAATTCTGATGGAGGGAGCCGAAGCGCCAGAGCAGGAGGAGAGTCAGTGCCCTGCTCCAGAGTTGATGAGGGAGTGTCAAAAGGAGCTCTGCCGTAGCACGCTGCAGACTGAAGAG GTACTGGACTCCCCGCAGGTGTCCACAGACGGCAGGCGAGAGCTTTGCTTCCCCAAGCTGGAGAGCCAGTTCACCCCTCTGCACCCCAACAAGCTGAACGTCCGGAGGCAGGGAGAGAACAAGTCTGTGAACATCAAAATCACCCGCTCAGCCAGGAAGAGGAATAGCAACGAGATGGAGAAG GACCCTGTGGAAAGTGAGAACATAAAGAATATCAAGTTGAGGGTGAACAACAGAGTGAACATGCAG TCGCCGACAGTGCTCGGTGTAAAAACAGACCAGAACAAGCAACAGACACCAGCAAGTCTGAAAGCCAAAAAGGATGGAACCCTCCAGAAGATTGGAGACTTCATCCAGAGTTCCCCAACTCTGCTCGGGGTTGAAG CTAAGACAATTACGGGGATTGTAAATGGAAGATCTACCAAGCGAGAGAAAGCCACATCAGTGAAACCGAAGAGGACCAAGAGGAAACTGTACAAGACAGagatctcctctcctctggacaTCCCATCTCATCCG ATCATTGGTCTTGATCAAGATGAGAAAGAAAGCGACCATCTCATTATCAGGAGGCAGCTTAGATCAAGAACAGCAAGGAAATGA
- the LOC111967755 gene encoding kinesin-like protein KIF20B isoform X4, with protein MDTCLDKKPERVGPIVVEDLRKDLFADFSAIASALPQDCLLFEKEHLRVYLRIRPFTTVENESGESQECVSMEPPDTVLLRAPRSSLSTRRQTSHSDGDKPVTQTTQRFQFSQVYGPDTTQRQMFDGTVKRLVRDVLEGGNSIVFTYGVTNAGKTFTFLGPESDGGILPRSLNVIFNSIEGRVYAQNNIKPHRCRDFTRLTKDQQDEESTNKRNLMRLSKESDFLKSTMSSTCRSTILEGSSLSDISDQGEGDSFCLDVDSHTKYSVWVSFCEIYNENIYDLLEPIPNGSHRRTVLRLSQDIKGNAFVKDLKWVQVNNSKEAYKVLKIGKKNQSFSCTKLNNVSSRSHSIFSIRILRIEDVGIPRVHTISELSLCDLAGSERCAKTQNKGVQLKEAGNINTSLLTLGKCINALRLNQQAKFQQHVPFRESKLTHYLQGFFCGRGKACMIVNINQCASMYDETLNVLKFSAIAQKVVVLNIKPVPAIAPKRSARDVSLIINNAGCKNLWSRRESSMVAWETTLEDVQEDGDEEEEEEEDYEEEESCDESMAEETILEAGEEDKTVLEDFNGQFALVEELREKLLKEEAEKLALESHIREEVTIEFMELFSKMESDYNERLAKEREIIEDRADKRLEILKNLVSKSVSKCASVTGDEEMTKEDKVELLEGIIDAMRDDLARIRRDAQAAQTCLVDLPESPGTEVSLRKQVDDLSEELLKTQQQLNLKTNGMDEMSMELKQLCGQLEDAKENLESQTRTFEALMEICHEKDEVITKLQEAIDXNSEAATRDTALVDSIKEEILSLKQNCKCMSRDGPSAEEGRNRHADVLENLDDQPALKKGSLEDERVILTGELEKLQAECHQKDMTISQLKEEHEAMVQKLETVKGEIKRKNVDSDELNHEKVSFEQTLQKITDDLEEQTDDCEAVMASLEKERKETARLSKDNKALVNGIFQLQQTSQKAESSVKTLQTELIAQTERSANLLEELEAARALLKELEDKSNEKSKTIESXTLETERLRKEAEELKVSSVQRNNSKFHDTIDAMKRECESVVEQLLQKNQWIADLEQELNQVREQLSGQEELCSQLRHELETLRSEAQFNLQDYEFEKGAYNEITKSYSDLEQMAGHLKERIVDLEVQVQASGGSSERVVELEKQLAEREAQCGALQARLGEAQRKLAQVEESHINKSKEKVIEDMRLALTEQERTQTEQEQILEAKMKEIEALSRELMSLKNSCLPKNVNSAKFSHVINCPGENVKQERLRTEERLKLVNEQHEVESQKCLEERAILMEGAEAPEQEESQCPAPELMRECQKELCRSTLQTEEVKLSKQPSKKEEERVSVVEVLKLEMQERNAEKEHKLRELQDHSNFQTQDVLDSPQVSTDGRRELCFPKLESQFTPLHPNKLNVRRQGENKSVNIKITRSARKRNSNEMEKDPVESENIKNIKLRVNNRVNMQSPTVLGVKTDQNKQQTPASLKAKKDGTLQKIGDFIQSSPTLLGVEAKTITGIVNGRSTKREKATSVKPKRTKRKLYKTEISSPLDIPSHPIIGLDQDEKESDHLIIRRQLRSRTARK; from the exons ATGGATACGTGTTTGGACAAGAAACCAGAGAGAGTGGGGCCTATAGTTGTTGAGGATTTGAGAAAGGACTTGTTTGCTGATTTTTCTGCAATTGCATCTGCTCTGCCACAG GATTGTCTATTATTTGAGAAAGAGCATCTGCGGGTCTACCTCAGGATACGTCCCTTTACCACAGTAGAGAATGAAAGTGGTGAATCTCAG GAATGTGTGTCCATGGAGCCACCAGACACTGTTTTACTCAGGGCTCCTAGGAGCTCTTTATCAACCAGACGACAAACCAGTCACTCAGATGGTGACAAACCAGTCACTCAGACCACCCAAAGATTTCAGTTCTCTCAG GTATATGGCCCTGACACTACACAGAGGCAAATGTTTGATGGCACAGTGAAACGTCTGGTCAGAGATGTTCTAGAAGGAGGGAATTCTATTGTCTTCACATATGGAGTCACCAACGCCGGGAAGACATTCACATTCCTTG GCCCTGAGAGTGATGGTGGAATTCTTCCAAGGTCTTTGAACGTGATCTTCAACAGCATCGAGGGCAGGGTCTATGCGCAGAACAACATCAAACCACATCGATGCAGAGACTTCACTAGGCTCACAAAGGACCAGCAGGATGAAGAGTCTACTAATAAGCGAAACCTCATGAGACTGTCAAAGGAG AGTGATTTTCTGAAAAGCACGATGAGCTCCACTTGCAGGTCAACAATTCTGGAGG GTTCCTCCTTGAGCGACATCAGTGATCAGGGGGAAGGAGACAGTTTCTGTCTGGATGTGGACTCTCACACTAAATACTCTGTGTGGGTTTCCTTTTGTGAAATCTACAACGAGAATATCTACGACCTGCTGGAGCCCATTCCTAATGGCTCACATAGGAGAACCGTCCTTCGGCTGTCCCAAGACATCAAGGGAAACGCCTTTGTGAAAG ATTTAAAGTGGGTTCAAGTAAATAATTCAAAGGAGGCTTACAAAGTCCTGAAGATAGGAAAGAAGAACCAGAGTTTCTCCTGCACAAAGCTCAACAACGTCTCAAGCAGAAGCCATAGCATATTTTCCATTCGTATCTTGCGGATTGAAGATGTTGGTATACCCAGAGTCCACACAATTAGCGA GTTGTCCTTGTGTGATCTGGCTGGATCTGAGAGATGTGCAAAGACTCAGAATAAAGGAGTGCAGCTAAAAGAGGCTGGCAATATCAACACCTCATTGCTCACTCTGGGCAAATGCATCAATGCTCTGAGGCTCAACCAACAAGCAAA GTTCCAACAACATGTCCCCTTCAGAGAGAGCAAGCTCACACACTACCTCCAGGGCTTTTTCTGTGGTAGAGGGAAAGCCTGCATGATCGTCAACATCAACCAGTGTGCCTCCATGTACGACGAGACGCTCAACGTCCTCAAGTTCTCCGCCATCGCTCAAAAG GTGGTGGTCCTCAACATCAAACCAGTCCCTGCCATTGCTCCAAAGAGATCTGCCAGAGATGTGTCCCTCATCATCAACAATGCTGGCTGCAAGAACCTGTGGAGTAGGAGGGAGAGCTCCATGGTGGCTTGGGAAACAACTCTAGAAGATGTGCAGGAAGAtggggatgaagaggaggaggaggaggaggattatgAAGAAGAGGAAAGTTGCGATGAGAGCATGGCAGAGGAGACCATTCTGGAGGCGGGAGAAGAGGACAAGACGGTGCTTGAGGACTTCAAT GGCCAGTTTGCTCTGGTGGAGGAACTGAGGGAGAAACTTCTGAAGGAGGAAGCTGAGAAATTGGCATTGGAGTCTCATATCCGTGAAGAGGTCACCATCGAGTTCATGGAGCTATTCTCCAAAATGGAAAGTGACTACAA TGAGCGTCTTGCAAAAGAGAGGGAGATCATCGAGGACAGAGCGGACAAGAGGTTGGAGATCCTGAAGAATTTAGTCAGCAAAAGTGTCAGCAAGTGTGCAAGTGTCACTGGTGACGAGGAAATGACAAAG GAGGATAAGGTAGAGCTCTTGGAGGGGATCATTGACGCAATGCGAGACGACCTGGCTAGAATTAGGAGGGATGCGCAGGCTGCACAGACCTGTTTGGTGGACCTGCCTGAGTCTCCTGGCACTGAAGTCAGCCTGAGGAAGCAAGTGGATGACTTATCAGAGGAGCTCCTCAAGACCCAGCAGCAACTCAACCTCAAAACAaatg GAATGGACGAAATGAGCATGGAATTGAAACAATTGTGCGGGCAGCTAGAGGATGCGAAGGAG AATTTGGAATCTCAGACACGGACGTTTGAGGCCTTAATGGAAATCTGCCATGAGAAAGATGAGGTGATAACCAAGCTGCAGGAAGCAATAGACCAKAATAGTGAGGCTGCAACTAGGGAT ACGGCCTTGGTTGACTCCATCAAGGAGGAGATTCTGAGCTTGAAACagaattgtaagtgtatgagCCGGGACGGTCCCAGTGCTGAGGAGGGCAGGAACCGCCATGCTGATGTCCTGGAAAACCTTGATGATCAGCCTGCCCTGAAGAAAG ggagTCTTGAGGATGAGCGTGTTATTCTAACAGGCGAGTTGGAGAAACTCCAGGCGGAATGTCATCAAAAAGACATGACCATTTCACAGTTAAAAGAAGAACATGAGGCGATGGTTCAGAAGTTGGAGACGGTCAAAGGAGAGATAAAAAGAAAGAACGTAGACTCCGATGAGCTCAACCACGAGAAGGTTTCGTTCGAACAGACCTTACAGAAGATCACCGATGATTTGGAGGAGCAGACGGATGACTGTGAAGCTGTGATGGCTtcgctggagaaagagaggaaagagacagccAGGCTCTCTAAAGACAACAAAGCACTGGTCAACGGCATCTTCCAGCTCCAGCAGACATCACAGAAAGCGGAGTCTTCAGTGAAAACTCTCCAAACAGAACTTATTGCACAGACTGAGAGGTCCGCCAATCTTTTAGAGGAGCTAGAAGCAGCCAGAGCACTCTTGAAGGAGCTCGAAGACAAATCCAACGAAAAATCCAAAACCATTGAATCCTYGACTTTGGAAACTGAACGACTCCGGAAGGAAGCGGAGGAACTGAAGGTCTCTTCTGTGCAGAGGAACAACTCCAAGTTCCATGACACCATAGATGCCATGAAAAGGGAGTGTGAGAGTGTGGTGGAACAGTTGCTCCAGAAGAACCAGTGGATAGCTGACCTGGAGCAGGAGCTCAACCAGGTCAGAGAACAGCTCTCTGGACAGGAAGAACTCTGCAGCCAGCTGAGACATGAGCTAGAGACACTGCGGTCAGAGGCACAATTCAACCTGCAGGACTACGAATTTGAGAAGGGGGCTTACAATGAAATTACGAAGAGTTACTCTGACCTCGAACAAATGGCAGGCCACCTGAAGGAGCGAATCGTGGACCTGGAGGTTCAGGTGCAGGCCTCTGGAGGCAGCTCTGAGAGGGTTGTGGAGTTGGAGAAGCAGCTGGCTGAGAGGGAGGCCCAGTGCGGAGCTCTGCAAGCGAGACTAGGGGAGGCTCAGCGGAAACTGGCCCAGGTGGAGGAAAGTCATATAAATAAGTCCAAGGAGAAGGTGATTGAAGACATGCGTCTTGCACTGACAGAGCAGGAGAGGACACAAACAGAACAAGAGCAGATTCTGGAGGCTAAGATGAAAGAGATTGAGGCTTTAAGTCGAG AGCTGATGAGTTTGAAGAACAGCTGCCTTCCAAAAAATGTGAACAGTGCCAAGTTTTCTCATGTGATCAACTGTCCTGGCGAGAACGTGAAGCAGGAACGTCTGCGGACTGAAGAGCGCTTGAAG CTGGTTAATGAGCAGCATGAGGTGGAGAGCCAGAAGTGCCTTGAAGAGAGGGCAATTCTGATGGAGGGAGCCGAAGCGCCAGAGCAGGAGGAGAGTCAGTGCCCTGCTCCAGAGTTGATGAGGGAGTGTCAAAAGGAGCTCTGCCGTAGCACGCTGCAGACTGAAGAG GTGAAATTGTCTAAACAACCTTCAAAGAAAGAAGAGGAGCGTGTCTCTGTAGTTGAGGTCCTCAAATTAGAGATGCAGGAGAGAAACGCAGAGAAAGAGCACAAGCTCAGGGAGCTCCAAGACCACTCCAATTTCCAAACACAAGAT GTACTGGACTCCCCGCAGGTGTCCACAGACGGCAGGCGAGAGCTTTGCTTCCCCAAGCTGGAGAGCCAGTTCACCCCTCTGCACCCCAACAAGCTGAACGTCCGGAGGCAGGGAGAGAACAAGTCTGTGAACATCAAAATCACCCGCTCAGCCAGGAAGAGGAATAGCAACGAGATGGAGAAG GACCCTGTGGAAAGTGAGAACATAAAGAATATCAAGTTGAGGGTGAACAACAGAGTGAACATGCAG TCGCCGACAGTGCTCGGTGTAAAAACAGACCAGAACAAGCAACAGACACCAGCAAGTCTGAAAGCCAAAAAGGATGGAACCCTCCAGAAGATTGGAGACTTCATCCAGAGTTCCCCAACTCTGCTCGGGGTTGAAG CTAAGACAATTACGGGGATTGTAAATGGAAGATCTACCAAGCGAGAGAAAGCCACATCAGTGAAACCGAAGAGGACCAAGAGGAAACTGTACAAGACAGagatctcctctcctctggacaTCCCATCTCATCCG ATCATTGGTCTTGATCAAGATGAGAAAGAAAGCGACCATCTCATTATCAGGAGGCAGCTTAGATCAAGAACAGCAAGGAAATGA